The sequence below is a genomic window from Ignavibacteriales bacterium.
ATCAATGAAAGTGATAATGATTGGCATTATCGTTAGCGCTATTTTATTATTTGTATTCTTCCATCTTGGTGTTGTTGATAATCTTGGCTGGGCTATTACCGGTTTATTAATCGTACTTATCATTTCATTTTTGTTTACAACAGTCGCAGCAAACGCAATCGCTATTGTCGGTACAAACCCAGTGAGCGGTATGACATTGATGACATTAATTTTATCATCTATAATTTTAACATCTGTTGGATTAAAAGGTGAAGAAGGAATGATTGCCGCATTAATAATAGGCGGTGTTGTTTGTACAGCATTATCAATGGCTGGCGGATTTATTACTGACCTAAAAGTTGGTTACTGGCTTGGTTCAACTCCCAAACACCAGGAACAATGGAAATTTCTTGGTGTGCTTGTTTCTGCAGCAACCGTTGGTTTTGTTATAATGATTTTAAATGAAACTTATGGTTTCACTGGTGAAGGAGCGCTTGTTGCACCGCAGGCAAATGCAATGGCAGCAGTTATACAACCATTGATGGACCAGCAGCCGGCACCCTGGGCATTATACATCGTCGGTGCAATCCTGGCTCTTGTATTAACAATGATAAAAGTCCCTGCTCTCGCCTTCGCACTTGGTATGTATATTCCTCTTGAACTTAACACTCCTTTATTAGTTGGTGGATTGATAGCGCACTTCGTTTCGACTAGAAGCAAAGATGAAAAAGTAAATAATGCAAGAAGAGAACGAGGAACATTAATAGCTTCAGGATTTATTGCCGGTGGTGCGTTGATGGGTGTACTCAGTGCATTCTTGCGTTACCTGGATTATAACTGGGTTGACCCTGTTTGGGTTGAATCACATTCAGCAGAACTTATCGGTTTAATTATGTTCGCTTTACTTTGTGCTTATATGATATGGGATTCGTTGAGAGGTAAACCGGATACGGAATAAGTTGTTTTTAGTGCTCTTTGTGGTGACAATATTTAACCACAAAGAGCACAAAGTTTTTGTTGAAAAAATTATTTTTTGATCAAGAAACTCCCTTATGTTCCAGAGCAAATTCTCTTCCTGCCTTCAAAGCATCGATATTTAACTGAACAACCTTCTCACCTTTTCTTCCGAATATTTTTTGTATTCCGATTTCAAGTGATTCATAAGGAATATCAATAAACGGAGAAGCAGCGCCAAGCATTACAATGTTCGATGAACGGGGCGATTTTACGTGTCTTGCAATTTCATCTGCATTTATTGCAATATGCTGAGGAAGCTTTTCAATTTCTGCAAGTATGTCTTTCATTTCAGGATAGTCAGGAATATTTATGAATGGAGTTGTATTCGTTACAAGCCATCCATTCTCCGAAAGCCATGGCAGGTAGCGAAGTGATTCCATCGGTTCAACAGAAATTATTATATCTGCTCTTCCCTCGGGAATTAAGTCACTCGCAATTTCTTTTTCAGAAATTCTAAGATGTGATTGTACAGCACCGCCGCGCTGACTCATACCGTGAACTTCAGCTTGTTTTAGATATAGTTGATTTTCAAGTGCAGCCATTCCTATTGTTGCCGCAATTGAAAGTATCCCTTGTCCGCCAACCCCCGATAGTATTATGTCTGATTTCATATTAAGTCCTGTAATAACTTCGAATGTCATCCTGAACCTGGTTCAGGATCTATACTTTAAGAAATATATGAATTATTTAACAGTCTCTTCTACTTTTATCTTATTCTCTTTCTTACTTCTGCTAACAGTCTGAATACATTCTCTTCGCGGAATAATAACAGATACACCATCATAGAGCATTTCTTCTCTTAGCACTTTTACCATTTCATCATGATGTTTTGGCAAAGGAGTAAGCGTTCTTACGTGCTCAGGTTTTACACCAAGCCCTATACATATTTCTTCAAGTCTTCCTGTTGCGTGTGATGCCTGTCCCCCGGTCATTCCGGTTGTGGAATTATCAGAGATAATAACAGTCATAGGAGTGTTTTCGATTACGGCATCAAGCAGTGCAGTCATACCGCTGTGTGTAAAGGTTGAATCACCTATAACTGCAACAGATGGACGAACGCCCGCATCAGCAGCACCTTTAGCCATTGTAATTGATGCACCCATATCAACACATGAATTAATTGAATTCCATGGCGGAAGTGCGCCTAGTGTATAACATCCAATATCAGAAAAAACTTTTTGCTTGCCGAAGTCTTTCATCGTTTCATTTAGCGCTGAATAAATGTCTCTATGACTGCATCCGGCGCAAAGTTCCGGTGGTCTGTTTGCAACAATAGATGGAACTTTCATTCCTGTTTTAACCGGCATACCTAAAGCCTTTGCAACTATGTCGGGATTTAATTCACCATCTCTCGGAATAGTTCCATCCAGTCTTCCACTGATCTTGTTATCCTTTGGTAAAAATCCTTTTAACATTTCCTCAACAAGCGGGTAACCATCTTCAAGAACCAGGACACGTTCACATTCATTCACAATCTTTTCTACTTTAGAAAAAGGAAGCGGATACTGACTAAGTTGAAGAACAGGGTTACGTGGTTTTCTGTCAGGATAATTTTCTTTGAGATAGTTATATGCAATTCCGCATGCAATTATGCCAAGTGATTTATCGCGCCCGGGGTAATAGGCATTGTAGTTAGATCGTTCAGATTCCTGTTCCAACATTGACTGAACAGATAACAATCCTTTATACCTTTTTCGGGCATTTGATGGCAGCAATACAAACTGAATAGGGTCCTGAGGGTATGTTAATTTATTCTGATCTTTAACCGGTCTTGTTTCAACACCAGAACGGGAATGTGAAAGACGGGTTGTCAATCTTATCATAACAGGAATTTTATATTTTTCAGAAAGTTCAAAACCTTCGTAAGCCATATCATAACATTCCTGCTGATTGGATGGCTCAAGAATAGGTATCATTGCAAACTTACCAAAGAAGCGTGAATCCTGTTCATTCTGTGATGAATGCATTGAAGGGTCGTCTGCAACCGCGACAATTAGTCCGCCGTTTACTCCTGTTATTGCCGAGTTGATAAAAGCATCAGCGGCAACATTTAAACCGACATGTTTCATACAAACCATTGTGCGTTTACCTGCATAACTCATCCCAAGTGCGGCTTCCATTGCAGTCTTTTCATTTGCAGACCATTGGCTGTGAATTTTTCTTTCATCCGCAAAACTGCTGTGTTGAACATATTCTGTAATTTCAGTTGAAGGTGTTCCCGGGTAAGCATAGATGCCTGACATTCCCCCGTCGATTGCCCCCTGTGCTATGGCTTCAGCGCCGAGCAATAAAAGTTTATCCATAATCCTCTCCTCTTTTTACGCTGAGAAAGTTTTTTATTCTCTTATTCAAAAATAACTAATGCCGGTTTGAGATAGAAGTTAAATCGTTATTGAAGTATTGACAGTCTATCTGAAATAAGAGATTTGTAATCATCTTTCATTTCATCCTTCAGGAAACTTATGTCGATAACATCATCGAATTTTTTTTGAGTCTTAAATAATTTCGAAAAAGTATTATCTCTGACCTTTTCTACAATACCAAGATTATCTGCAAATTTTTCAAAATCTTTTCTTCTTAGATTATTTTTTTTACCATTTAAAGTTAATGCGAGCTCTTCTTTATCCTTAGGCATTAATAGTTTTACAGCCAGCAAATCATACGCAGGAGAAAATTCTGTTTCTCCATCTTCATTTCTTAGTAAGGAAAAGTTTTTCAAATGCATATCTGAATTACCTGTTACAAAACAAAAAAGTGTGAGTTCAAAAAATCTTATCACATCATTTCCGGCAAAGTCAGAATACTTCAGAATAGCTTTACCAATTTTTTCCATTGAGCCTGAATATTTTCGCTCAGTTAATACTTCAGTTATTTGAGCCATATCTTCAAGATGCAGTTTCACTGATTTACGTCTGTCAAATCTTTTTGTGATATAACCAAGTTCGCCTGACTTCATGCGAATTAAAGAATGGTGTGCTGTTTTAATTCCAAACAAAGCCGCAAGATGCATTGTTAAATCTTCATTCTCGGGCATATCAGGGAACCGATTATAAGGCGGTTTGAAAATATAGTTCCCCCAAAGTCCGACAATTGTCAATCTGTTATTTCCTTTTTTTTCTTTCGATAATTCAAGTGAAAGTTTAGGTTGCACACCCGTTACAGAATTCTGTCTGCCTAATACTTTTAATGCAAGGTTTTCAATTTCATCTAAGGAAAAATCCAATTGCGGCGGAGTATCTACTCCAAAAAAATACTTACTACATTGTAAATGAAAATCTATCTCTTCGGTTTTTAGCGGCATGTAACAGAACAGACATTTTTTGTTCATATCATTCATCCCCAACCTCGAAAGGGATAACACTGACAGCACCTATACAATCTTTACAAAATGCCAGGAGTAAACTCATTCTGTCTCTTGGATTTATCTTCCAATTGCTCTCAGCTATATCAAGCAGCCAGCCTTCTGGAATTAATCCATCAAAAAAAGGGAACATCGTTTTACTGTTATAAGTTTCTTCGCGTAGTGGTAAAGAAAAACTAATTGCCTTTGATGAAGTTAAGTTTAGATATTCTTTATCATAACTAAACGAATATCCGTTCTCATCCTCCTGAATTATTCCGGCAAAAAAATCTTTATAAAAAACTTTTCCTTTTTTCATTCATCACCT
It includes:
- a CDS encoding indolepyruvate oxidoreductase subunit beta, whose amino-acid sequence is MKSDIILSGVGGQGILSIAATIGMAALENQLYLKQAEVHGMSQRGGAVQSHLRISEKEIASDLIPEGRADIIISVEPMESLRYLPWLSENGWLVTNTTPFINIPDYPEMKDILAEIEKLPQHIAINADEIARHVKSPRSSNIVMLGAASPFIDIPYESLEIGIQKIFGRKGEKVVQLNIDALKAGREFALEHKGVS
- a CDS encoding indolepyruvate ferredoxin oxidoreductase, translating into MDKLLLLGAEAIAQGAIDGGMSGIYAYPGTPSTEITEYVQHSSFADERKIHSQWSANEKTAMEAALGMSYAGKRTMVCMKHVGLNVAADAFINSAITGVNGGLIVAVADDPSMHSSQNEQDSRFFGKFAMIPILEPSNQQECYDMAYEGFELSEKYKIPVMIRLTTRLSHSRSGVETRPVKDQNKLTYPQDPIQFVLLPSNARKRYKGLLSVQSMLEQESERSNYNAYYPGRDKSLGIIACGIAYNYLKENYPDRKPRNPVLQLSQYPLPFSKVEKIVNECERVLVLEDGYPLVEEMLKGFLPKDNKISGRLDGTIPRDGELNPDIVAKALGMPVKTGMKVPSIVANRPPELCAGCSHRDIYSALNETMKDFGKQKVFSDIGCYTLGALPPWNSINSCVDMGASITMAKGAADAGVRPSVAVIGDSTFTHSGMTALLDAVIENTPMTVIISDNSTTGMTGGQASHATGRLEEICIGLGVKPEHVRTLTPLPKHHDEMVKVLREEMLYDGVSVIIPRRECIQTVSRSKKENKIKVEETVK
- a CDS encoding HipA domain-containing protein, with translation MNKKCLFCYMPLKTEEIDFHLQCSKYFFGVDTPPQLDFSLDEIENLALKVLGRQNSVTGVQPKLSLELSKEKKGNNRLTIVGLWGNYIFKPPYNRFPDMPENEDLTMHLAALFGIKTAHHSLIRMKSGELGYITKRFDRRKSVKLHLEDMAQITEVLTERKYSGSMEKIGKAILKYSDFAGNDVIRFFELTLFCFVTGNSDMHLKNFSLLRNEDGETEFSPAYDLLAVKLLMPKDKEELALTLNGKKNNLRRKDFEKFADNLGIVEKVRDNTFSKLFKTQKKFDDVIDISFLKDEMKDDYKSLISDRLSILQ
- a CDS encoding HipA N-terminal domain-containing protein, which translates into the protein MKKGKVFYKDFFAGIIQEDENGYSFSYDKEYLNLTSSKAISFSLPLREETYNSKTMFPFFDGLIPEGWLLDIAESNWKINPRDRMSLLLAFCKDCIGAVSVIPFEVGDE